DNA from Phragmites australis chromosome 16, lpPhrAust1.1, whole genome shotgun sequence:
AGGCAAGCTAGGTGGAGATTAGGTGTTAGGCAGGAGGGTGGCGCCTAGTGCCCCCTAGGCGGGTTAGGCATGCCCCGTTCAGTTAGTGTGTCCCTACTGCACTTTTATGTCTCTTATGAGATGCCTACTAGTGTTTTCCTCCTTTGTGACACTGATACAATCGTTTCCTGAAGCCACAATACCTATCTGTCGTACTGAACCTTATTATCATTGGTGAACCTGTAACTGTGAATAATGTTTTACAGGTATGTGAGATTGAGCCATCTATTTTGCACTCATGTGAGGAGCGACTGAAGGATGTGCAAGGGAAGGTGGAAGTGCTATCTGTCTCAGCGCATGCGGACGGTGGCTCTTCTGTGGACCAACATGACAATGTCGAAGTGCCACAAACAGTGCCTGCAAAGGAATCTGATGCTGTTGCTCAGATAAGTGAGACAATGCAGAAACAGAGCATATCCAGTGAAAGCGAGGGCAATGCGCAAGGCAGGCAGCAGAGAAGATGCAAAgaatgtgatgtacttgtgGAAGACAAGCTATACAGGGATCACTGCAAGAGTGGGTGGCACAAGCACAACTACACACGCCATAAGAATGGGCTCCCTCCCCTCAGCCAAGAGGAGTGCTTGGTGGAAATGGAATTGGCCGACTCCAAGAAGGACCTTAAAGACTATGATTTCTGATGAGGTCAGTTGAAGTTCCCCTGCGATCTTGTGTTTGGGTATTAATGTAAGTCATCTAATGCTTCTCGGACCCATGTTATCCAGGTTGGTTGCCGAGAAGTGCGCAGGACATGAAGTTGCTGCAGTCTTTTTGTTTCGAGGATACATATGGTCATTTGCTGATGCTGTATAGTGAAGTGGAGAGCCGAGTTTTGCGAGACGCTAGCAAGTTGTTAAAATGGAATGGTTTAAGCCACATCTTCTAACTGCAATAGAGTTTGGGATGTAGAACCTGGGTGTCTTGATGGCTTTGTATAGTAAGCCGAGTAAACTTGGTGGTGGCACTTCGGGTGCTCATTGAACGTTGTGTGATGGAACGCAATGCGAATTTAAAAGTTTGCTTATGTTTGAACAAGTTAATGCTACTTATTTAGACCCTTTCTGGCTGTTTGATTTGTGAATGCCCTTTGTTATTGCTACATCTGATGATGAAGTCATGTGAGATGTTTCATCTCAAACATGGTTGCCGCGGGAATTTCAGCTTGGAAGTTGATGTGTCTTACTCTTGAGGTGGATTGCCCATTGTCGTTTTATGTTCTGAACAGGAATCTTTGGCATGTGTTGCTGATTGCTATTGTGAACCAAACTTAGACGGGTTTGGCAATATCGTTTTAACTGATTTCGTCATCATAGAATGTGTGGTTTGCCACATACATCTGCATTTTCCCTGTAAATGTGGGCCAAGtagatgatatttttatttatttttattttgcttaAAAGGATTCTTTTTTTTCCAGCTGTCCAATGCATTTGGAAGAAAGAGAGGAAAGCTGGGAAACTATTCGTTCAAAAGATGAGGGAAGGGAGAAACTCCCGCCTCCCCCCTCTGGGAGAAGACGGCGGCAAGCCGGCGATCCGTTGCCGGAGAGAGGTCGGGAGACGACGCTACCGAGACGCCGATCGAGATGCCCATGGGGCTGCCGTTCGCCGTGGACATGTGGACCCCGGCCTCGTCGCTGAAGCGCCACCGCTTCCTCACCCATGCCCACCGCGACCACCTCGCTGGCATCATCACCACCACCTCTGCCTCCCGCCTCAccatcctcatcgtcctccGCATCTTCCCCCAGGTACTTCCTTCCCATCTCTCTCGATTCCCAACTCTTTCTCGTCAGAAACGGGATCAAGATCGATATGTCTCTCGCGCTCAGCTCGACCGCGACGCGttcgtggaggtggaggtgggcgCGCCTTCGCTGCTCGTCCCCGACCCTGACGGCGACTTCACCGCGTTCGACGCCAACCACTGCCTCCTCTTCCTTGCTCCTCGTTGTTTCGGACGGCTGACCGGCTGCTGAATCCGTCTGCCTTGTCGCTCCTCGCAGGCGCGGTGATGTTCTTGTTCGAGGGCGCCTTCGGGACCGTGCTCCACACCGCCGACTGCCGCCTCACGCCCGACTGCCTTGAGGCTTTACCCCTCCTGGCCTAAGCTGGCGCCCAGCCATCGCGTCGCATCGACTGCCTCTTCCTGGACCGCACCTTCGCCAGGTGCTCCCTGCAGTTCCCCACCAAGGAGGACTCCATCCACCAGGTCCTGCACTGCTGCTTTGCTGCATCAGTATTCAGCAAATTGCAACACAACCAGAGCTCCTATAATACGAATTTCTCACTCgattgttgtttttgtttctgatTTCAGGTGATCAATTGCATCTGGAAGCACCCAAACGTGCGCGCGCGTCTACCTCGTGTGCGACATGCTGGGCCAGGGGGTCATCCTCATCGAGGTGTCCAAGGTGTTCAGATCAAAGATATACATCGACAGAGAGAAGAATTCAGAGTGCCATCACACGCTCTCGCATGTCGCGCCGGAAATCCTCACCGACGATGCATCCTCTCGTTTCCAGGCGATACTGTTCCCCGGCTGTCAGAGCGGGCAGCGGAGATCCTCGCGCTGAGCGGGCGAGGGGGCAGCCAGAGCCCCTGATCATCAGGCCTTCTTCACAGTCGTATGCGTACTACACGCCACCCGAGGCATCCCTGAAGCAGAAGCCGGTGCTGACGAAACCGATGCAGGACGAGTTTGGGGTGTGGCATATCTGCTTATCGATGCATTCGTCCAGGGAGGAGCTGGATGAGGCGTTGGGGATCCTCCGTCCCAAATGGGTCGTCTCAACGACGCCTCCTTGTATGGCAGTCGAGCTGAGCTATGTCAAGAAGCACTGCTCCCTGTCTCGGTTGGGCCTTGATGATTCCCTATGGAAGTTACTCAGGATACCTGAAGGAATGCCTACTATTGCCAGCTCACCTCAGAAGTCACTTGTTCTGTCGATGAGTCTGGCTCTGATGATAGCAGCCAGGTCGAGGTTGCAGAACCAGAACTGAAGGATTTTGAGATCAGAGTGGAACAGCCTGTGACGCTGTTTGGGAGCGCAAGGTTTGCGTTACTGCAAAATGAATCTCAACTGTGGAAAGATGAGTATGAGAGTATTGAAGTGATTGATGATGATGTTAAATTTGAAGCAAAACATTCAGCTACAGAACCTGGATTTTGGAAGGACGACGAGCCTGACAAGAGCGTCAGAGTAATTGATCTAATTGAAGTTACAGCAAAGGAGCAGAATTCAGTCACTGAATCTGAGTTATTGAAGGACCACAAATCTGATGATGGCGTTGAAGTAGTTGATTTAACTGAAGGTGGGACGAAGGAGCAGAGTTTGAGTACAGAGTCTGAACTTCATAAGGATGACAACTGTGAAAAGAGCATCGAAGGAAATGGGGAACCTAAATTGGAAGCTCAAGAACATAATTGGACTGCTCCAGCTGATTTGAAGAAAGTTTGCAGGCATAAGGTGACTGAAGAAGGTAAAAACAGAACATAAGTGATTGAAGAGATTTCAGCTGCGGTATCACAGCCTCGGCCAAAAGCAACAAGGAGAAAATAGAGGATGGCACCACTCCGTCAGATATTGGCAAGAAGAACTGTGACCAAGACTCTGAAAGAGCGAGTGAGTCCTCAACCATTGTCGGATCACCAAAGGGTTTTAACGCGAACCTGAGGAGGCTGTACAAGTCGATGAACATGTCGGTTCCGTGGCCCCTGCCTTCGTTGGTTGAGCTCATGGGAGTCTCCAGGCGACCCAGAGTTTCCCAAACTGTGCAGCTGTAGGCTTATAGCAGATTAATTCTTCTCTTGCTACCAGATCCAGATTTCTGTTCAACCTGTCTACATACTTGCATTGCCAATTTTTCACTGACAAAGAATTTCAGATTGATTTGATGTTACAAACCAAAGCGCCATGTCTTCCCTCTCTGTGCCATAGTTGCCAATACTTTAAGTTGTTCTTGATTCGAGTATGATCATGTCAGGCACTATTTGTACTGCCGGTGGTGGAACTATATATGCTTCTTCTGAGGCTTCCAGAAGGATTAAAATTCTCTGTAGCTTTGGGGGCAAAATATTACCCCGACCAAGTTGAGTGATGGAAAGCTTATGTATATAATTGGGATCAGTAGGAACATTTCCTTTTCATGGCAGGAGTTTAAAGAGTTCAAATATTGATAGTGGGCAGGCAAGGCAAACTCAAGCAGAGACAGTTCAAATTTGCATAAATCAAATTATATGAGTCTCACGGTTTGCAAAATTGCAACTGTGCCGGCGGACGTGCGTTTGTAATTCGAACCCGTTTCTTTTTAGGCATGAACAATGCTCGGTGATTATGGCTAGTTATTTAAGGAAAGAAAGTGTTTGTATCTACGTAAAAATTGTAATttccaatgcaaacaaagaCTATATGTACTGAAGtatgtttaattattttgttaGCACTATTATAAGTAATGATGCTTAAGTAAGCATTTTACCTTCCGACTAAGCACATGTGCTAGTACAGTTAAGGAAAAAAACTCATTTTTTTTCCATAAGCACATCCTATGAGCTTATTGTAAATACTCTTAATCGaatcaaacatttttttttaagagaaaccaACTCCACGGTTTCCTCTTTGGGCTCAAACAAATGTTGGTTGGCCTAATCTGCAGTAATGGTCCGACAATGAGTCTTGTGCTGGCCCAGTCTCACAGTCAAGGCCCATTTATTGCGCgaccggcccggcccggcccggtgaccagaggaggaggagagcacgTCGCGGCGGCTTCCACCTCCAAAAcccaatccccccccccccaccctccCTCCTTCGGCTGTTGCAATCGCAGGAGAGAGACCAATGGCGACCGCTGGCGGCGCGGGGGAGAACGGTGCCGGCGAGGGGGAGTTCTACCTGCGCTACTACGTGGGGCACAAGGGCAAGTTTGGCCACGAGTTCCTCGAGTTCGAGTTCCGCCCCGACGGCAAGCTCCGCTACGCCAACAACTCCAACTACAAGAACGACACCATGATCCGCAAGGAGGTCTTCGTCTCGCCCTCCGTCCTGCGCGAGGCCAGGCGAATCATCCAGGAGTCAGAGGTCTGTCCAGCTTCCCCTTCTTCTTCATCGATTCTTCACTCTGCTAGGGTTTGGGCTAGGGTTTAGTTACCAAGGAGGGCCTTGGCCGCAGATTATGAAGGAGGACGACAACAACTGGCCCGAGCCCGACCGCATCGGCAGGCAGGAGCTCGAGATCGTCATGGGCAACGAGCACATCTCCTTCACCACCTCCAAGATCGGATCCCTCGTCGACGTCCAGACCAGCAAGGACCCAGAGGGCCTCCGCATCTTTTACTACCTTGTCCAGGTTTGCCCTTAACCGGATTCCCTCTATTGCTGCGCCGTGCTGTACAATTTAGGTGCTAATACCCTCTACTTGATGATAGCTTGGTGTGCATAAGTTGTATAATTGCTGTGGCTGATAGCTTGGTGCTACTGTTTGCTCGTGAGGGCACACAAATTCTTAAACTGAACGGAAAAAGCAACGAGATGTTTGCTCACTCCTGATAGTTTCTACTGGCACAATCTTGTGATGTCATTCAGAATTATGGCCTCACTGTTAGAATGAGCATTATGTTCATATTTGGTACGGACTTGAAATCCTTTTTATTGCTTTGTCATCTGTCTTTGTTGAGCAGTCCTTGTGCAGAAATTATGTGGAGCATAGCAGCATTTGTTAGTCATATTTTCAGATTGATTCCGGATTCTGGGCATTGTGATAAATTCATTTTGTCATATCCTTGAATTTGCGATGAGCACGAGAGGAGTATGGCAAAATTTTAAGTAGCGCCTCTTTAAATCAAGATTATGATTTTGAAATAAGCAGTGATTCAATGAGTATTTGTAATGACTTATTTATTAGGAGGAAAAAGATGTATTTCACAGTCCTATGATAATGCATTTTTATACCAATTGAAGAAAACTGTAGAAAGTAAATGCTAAACAAGAACAGAGTACTTCCTGAGGCGGAATGTTTCTTTGCAACCATTAGTGCCATGCAGGCCATCGATCTGTACTGATTACCTGAGAAAAGATGTTTGCTATGTGAAGGCATATATTTTAGCTTTGCCTGTTTTGATCCCTAGTTTTCTTTGGAGTTTTAGGAGGaaaatgtgttcttttttttttagaaaaaaacctGGTTTCAGAAAACTGTGAGTTGTTTGGATATGACATGCTCGGTGGTTTCGAGAACTGTTGTATCGCTAGtaccatgttttttttttttggcattttgGGAATACCAAGGAACATTTTTTGCTAACCTGAGGTGTCTTATACACCCTCTATAATTTGTACCCTGAGCCTTTGGTAGAGGCTTCAAATACCTGTCGTTATTAAGAAAATATATGTCTGCTCTTCATCAAATATTCGGAATCATATCCCCACTACCTGGGATCCTGCAAAGTGCAAACCAGATGCAGGGTAAAATACGGACATTGGCTTTAAGTTTTTTCTAGTACCAACTGCCCAGAAATTTAGCCACTTTACCATTCCTGACTACAGTTCATCCACTTAGATGTCAAGCGAGATTAGAGTTGATGGACGACATAGTTATTAGGGCATCGCTATGGCGATGCTATATCGCCGTGGTGGGAAATCACGGCTTGCCACGGCTGGATCCGGCAGCTACAGCGCCACCCGAGCTTGTGGCAGTTGAATCCGGCAGCATTGGACCTCCCTGAGCTTGCGGTGGTTGGATCCGGTGTCGGAGTGCTTGGGAGCCCTATATCTAGACGGTCCTTGCTGGATCTGCAACTCCCACAGTCGCACGGGGGCAGCTCAATCTTCTACCATGGCTGGTCGTGGCTCTGGCGCCCATGGCTGGCATAGCATTCCCTCCGGTCAGCTGCAGCGGCGACCGACCTAGAAGGGGTCGGTGGCGTCTCGGTCGATCTTATGGGGCAGTGCAGTGAGGGTCAGGGGAGCGAGAAGGAGGAGAAGTGAGGGGCTGGCGGCGCAACAGAGAGAGATGGGGAGGGAAACGAGGGAAGTGGCGCTGCGACAAAGAGGAAAGCAGACATCGTAGTGGCAATGCATTAACCTGGGAGGGGATATCTACGGGAGGGGAAGCACTGGTGGGCTGGGCCAacccctctcttctccttttcctttttctccttttttcttttctgcttttctttttctttcctcctccCTGCTGTTGTTTTGGTGTTTCTTTAGCTCGTATGGTATCGCCACGCTGTGCGCCATAAGCAATATAAaggtgtgaaggtggtgggtcgccATGCCTCGCCACACCGACACAATAATAATGATGGATGGTTGTCGTTTCTTTCAAATTTAGCCAGATGCTCTGATTTTTACACTCTAGATTTGATTGAGCTCATAATAGCTCAACAGTTTCAGTACTTGTGTGCGGAAATTTTCAGGCTAGATAAACAGTTACTGTGTTAGTTGGTTTGTTTTATCTGAAATCTGCCAGTAAGATTTGTAAGGAACTTAGAACTGTGAGGTGGATAGCAAAGCTAAAATATTCATTATGCCTCTGCTTGGTCGTATTTTTTTCTTCACTGGTTATGTGCATTTTTAATTTGACGCCTCTCCTTAAAAACAACCAAATGCACCCCTCTAGTGTAGATGTGATTATGCCAGTACATCGTTAAACTTTTGTTGGGTTTGCTTAGTGGATCATTTTCATGGTTGACTACATTATAATATCTAGATCACAATCATGGGATTGTAGTTTGAACATGGTTCAAAAGCATGTAGCTGTTAGCGGCTTAGTGCATCCTGACTTTGGTTTAAATTA
Protein-coding regions in this window:
- the LOC133895800 gene encoding protein mago nashi homolog 2 encodes the protein MATAGGAGENGAGEGEFYLRYYVGHKGKFGHEFLEFEFRPDGKLRYANNSNYKNDTMIRKEVFVSPSVLREARRIIQESEIMKEDDNNWPEPDRIGRQELEIVMGNEHISFTTSKIGSLVDVQTSKDPEGLRIFYYLVQDLKCFVFSLINLHFKIKPIQS